In Mastomys coucha isolate ucsf_1 unplaced genomic scaffold, UCSF_Mcou_1 pScaffold9, whole genome shotgun sequence, the genomic window TCTTGATAGTAGATGACTacaagtttcctttctttcctccctcctttccccccctctctttcttttgataCAGTTTCACTACCTACATAGctagagtggccttgaactcatgatcttcctacctcagttctttaagtattgggattacaggcatgtgaacCACACACGGATAGGTACATTTTTAAAGCTAAGTTACATTGTGGAATCTGAAATCATATTAATGAACTTTTCATCctcaattacattaaaatatttttctctctcctacctTGAATGGGCCATTCTTCCATGCATGACTTTTATAACATTTGTTGGTCAATTGGAAAAGGTTGATTAACTGAGTGATATAGATCAGCTAAGGTCACATTTATTAACATCAACAGCAATCTCATTAAACGTGTTCCTAAATATTGTATAGCTATCATGAGCCTGGGTTTCTGCAGattctaattttcttttgagaGCTCACAATTTATTATTGGAACAAATATTATCAATGATTCCTTTAAAATACAGACCAACTTTGACTATTTTCAAGACAACGTCTGCCAAATATCTGAGCCCGAATAGCCATAGTTTGCTTGTCAGTCATTCTTTCCAGTTAGAATGATGCCCGTGAGAAGGCAGTGTATTCACTGGTAATTTAAACACCATGCTGGTGTCTTCCCTCGACACAGCCATTGCACTTAGGAGTACAGCAAAgttcttctcattcttctgacTCGACGggtaataaaagtaatttaattgTTTCTTCAGGTTGTTTTGAAGGATACTTTCTCAGCAGGTGCCAAGAATACAGTGATTGGAAGTAGGTGCTCTTACCTTGACTTGTACAGCGGCAGTTGTTGGTATTCTGTccggactccacccccacagttacctggcaacagccaggtaggcctggcccactataaaaggggctgcttgccccctcctctctttcttatgctcttactcttgcctctgtcttgcctcttgctctcttgctctcttgctcccccaccctcattccctttccccctctctccacatggtcatggcctgcctctatttctctatcctttccttctctttgtctttctctacctctactaccctcttaactccccgccccatgccctaaataaactctattctatactataccatcctgtggctggtccctcaggggaaagggatgccttggcatgggcccactgaggcatccccttcccccacacctcaacACACTttagaacatatcttaatatttctttatctctttatgATCATAATAGCAGTAATAGTGTCattgaccatttctttagaaTTGTTAGTGCATTAGTGAACTTGGTAGTGAgtttgttgctgtaacaaaatacctgaggcaGGGTAACTTTATTCACAGTCACAGAGGCTGAATGTATAATCACTATGAGGATCCTAAGTATATGGCCAGAGAACATGGGAAGAAGAGCTCTCATGGCCAATGGAGTGCCAGAAACACTGCCCGAGACTTATGGCTTATAGATCACTCATTtgattcacttctttttttttttttcagttactgcagcacttttatttttctttacacaaTGACGTGTTACTGGGGCCCAATATTCTCCCTGAACAGTAGAAAACCAAAATTTGTCATTTCAAAAAGAAttgagtacaaaaaaaaaaaaacccttacatAAATGAAAAGGATGAATACATTTATGGGTGTCTGATGCAAACGTTCCCAACTTAAGTCAAGTAAcaacccatggaggccaggagggaaaaaaaaaaacagaaaggaagctgGGTCCTAAGGCTCCGACTTTCTCACCCTGTTAGACTGGCAAGAAGGAGTAGTAACTGGTGCAGGAACCCTTGCCAGCCTCGGGAAATCCTGGAAGTCTGCTGTCAGTTAACACCCTGCACAGATCACTAcgtggagctcacagagatccactaggCTGGGGACTTCTTTTCCACAGTGTGCTCTCCCCAGCCACCAAGTGACCGAGCCACATGAACTAAGGACTAAATCAAGGTATGCACAGGATATTAAACATATACCAAGGGAACAGTTAACTTGACCACAAGGTCAAAAATCAGCAACAAGTTCTACGATCCAGTGCTGATATCAGATACAAGCTTCAAGGACAAACTTCTTTTCAAAGGCTTATTCCTGTTTCATGAGGCTAGCCATGAGGTGTGTACATTTGCTGGGGCATATCGATACTTCAGAATCAGCTCATGCATCAGATGCCTGGTACCTGCTCAGTCCATCTAGAAGCATTTGCGCTGGACGATGGAGGGGCCCGACTCATCGTACTCCTGCTTGCTGATCCACATCTGCTGGAAGGTGGACAGTGAGGCCAGGATGGAGCCGCCAATCCAGACTGAGTACTTGCTCTCAATGATCTTAATCTTCACTGTGTTGGATTGCTAAGGCTGTGTTCTCCTTCTGCATCCTGTCAGCAATGCCTGGATACGTGGTGGTACAGTCAGACAGCACTGTATTGGCATACAGGTCTTTGCGGATGTCCATATCACACTTCATGATGGAGTTGAAGGTGGTCTCGTGGATGCCACAGGACTCCATGCCCAGGAAGGAAGGCTGGCAGAGGGCAGGGTCTATGCTACCTCTTTTCTGCTAAGTGAGGACCAAACTCCCAACACAGGAAGCCTAGAGACAAACCAGTTCCAAGACATCtcaattatgaaaactattttCTGCATTGATAGGTTACCAAGAGCTCTAGGTCTTCTCCAGGAACCTCATTGTTATATTAAAAGCCATGCCTTTTATCTTTCTAGTTCCTAAGGGCCACCTTAAACCCAGCTAGGATCTTTCCTAGCCTAACAGTCTAGGGGCAGTTCTTTGACCTCTGCTACTGTCATTTGTAATTCAAACATGGACTCCAGTACCTGAGCTCGAGGCAATCTCTATACTTCTGAATGCAGCAAAGGTGTTCTATGCTTGTTTCTGAattctcttttcctgtctcttccttagATGGTTAATGCTAAACGCTCTTCAGATTAAAACAAAGCATGACGCTGCTAGATTGGGCGTGAACGTTGTACATTCATAGAGAGATGCCTCCATGCACATCCAGAGACCCATCCTAGGTTGTCAGGCTCTGCTAGCATCCCCCGGCGCCCCCATTCCTGGAATAGTTCTACTTGTGCCCAGAGAATAGTGTCCTCCAAGGActgcctggactctgcctccACATTCTCTTCTCACAGCTTGGATGGGATGGCTCTCTTGGTTTTGAGGTGATCCCTGAAGGAGAGGTGGCTTTTCAGAAGCATCACACACATATCCCAGACTCTCATACAGATCTTTGTATGCTCCTGTCTTTGCATCCGTGGTTATGGCTACTGCTCCTATGTGATCTTTCTCCTGCTCAGAGCTCAGTCGGGGGATAAGTGGGCGGTgagtgggaggaagagagcaTGTCTACCGTCACAGGATAAAGATCTTAGGAAGCCGGGGCTTGGCAGGGGGAAGCTGAGGAATGGAGTGATCTGGTGGAGCAGTATTCATTCGTTAtagttgaaaaattaaaaaatacatacataacaaGCACTTGTGCTGCCTCGCCAACCAGAATTGACAAATGCTAATGTTTTGTCATATTTATTGTAGATCTAttcaaataacagaaataaaacattacaaataaGATTTAAGTCCCCTAAGtctatattctttaaatattcatttcacATTTACTTTGAAGAATGGCAGAGCCCTGTGCAAGAAAGGGCAGAGGAGGATAAGCCCTCCTTCCAGCGGCTcagctctccccaccccagctGCCCATtcagcaaacaaaagcaaagcagccACTAGACAG contains:
- the LOC116084186 gene encoding LOW QUALITY PROTEIN: actin, alpha skeletal muscle-like (The sequence of the model RefSeq protein was modified relative to this genomic sequence to represent the inferred CDS: deleted 1 base in 1 codon) yields the protein MRKGPKNSCLPLRESPQKRGSIDPALCQPSFLGMESCGIHETTFNSIMKCDMDIRKDLYANTVLSDCTTTYPGIADRMQKENTALASNTVKIKIIESKYSVWIGGSILASLSTFQQMWISKQEYDESGPSIVQRKCF